The genomic stretch GAACCATAATTCCCTATACTATTTATCATTTCATTGCCTATATAAAAATCAAATTGACTCCTGTTTGACTTACCTCCTTCATTATTCACATATGTTTTTTGCACAGTTGATTTTAAATGGTTTTCGATAAAAACCAAGGATTTTTCAATAGGAATAATTTTCTGTTGTATCACAATTTCTTCCTCATCAGCGAACACATCATAAAACCCATCAAACAAGTCAATTCTAAAATCTAAATTTTCTCTATTAAGAGAAAATAAATAAAATCCACAATAATCTTTTTCAAGATCTAATGATATTGTAGATTCTTTAATTTTGGCTACTTCAATTCGATTAATTATTAAGTGTAGCTTTAAGGCTAAGTCCCTTGTCTTTCTTTGAAGTTTTCCCAATTGCACAACTACAGCAAGATCTGTGATTTCATATTTTATTAATGTCATTCTTTATAAATGCTAGGAAATTTCAATTTTTTACCATTATACTTAGCTCTAAATACATGACGCGTCCCATGATTTGACCAACCTATACCCGTCTTCATACCTGTATTTAAAATGCCTCTTCTTCCATTTGGAACAAATTTAGAATGATATCGTCCAAAAAGAATACTACGATACCCCATTGTAGAAGACTGCCACATCGCCTCACCTAAACCATATTTCGCAACATTTATACTAAAACCTGCTCCTTTAGATAATAAAGCTGCTTCAGTGGCCTTTTCCAATCCAAAACCAAAATCATAACCCATTTGATAAGCAGACATATTTGGAATATTCTGGATATACGAATATGAATTGTTAGCAAGTTGAGATCTCATCACCATCCCTTCAGGACAAATTTGGCAACCTAACATTGCAAAATCAACCATCCCATTCCCCAAATCCTTCCACCCTTGTTCTGTACTTAGACTTTTGAAGAAATCCACAGTACTATCAACTCCACCTCCAAAGCCATCTACAACTCCCCTTGCAAACCCTCCGCCACCTTTATCTTCCCCATCAGAGCTATTTCCACCATTACCTGAAGAAGTTACTGTGAATTCCTCCATCATACCACCTTCAGCTGTCCATTTTCCGTCACTAAAGGTATATTCCCTCTCTCCATGTGGATTAGCTTTATCTCCCTCCTTTGCAGTAGAGGGATCCGGACAATCGGGACATTTCCCATCAGGATCATTAAATATAATAGGATTGTTCCACATAGCCGAATACGGTGACATTCCTAGCTGATTGGGGTGCCCTGCCAGCGGATCCACTACACCCCATCTCCCAATAGTAGCATCATACATTCTTGCACCAAAATCATAATACTGGATACCGTTGTCTTCGATCAGCTCCTTGCCATTGTAGAGGTATTTGTTTGCTTTAATCCCAGCGTATTGGAAGCCCAGTCCTTTAAGTTCGATCCCCCAAGGATCATAATGCGTTTCCTGAACTACGGCCGGGCTGATACTCATGACGATCATATTGTCAAACCAGACATCCTCTGAAGTTTCGTTTACCACAAAGGTCTCCATATATCCGTCTTTGGAAATATATATCTCCTCTTTCAGAACTTCATGCTGGTTTGCGGCGTTTTTGCTTAGGATCCTCCCCTACAAGCTGGCCCCTCACTAAAACAGTCCACCGGACTGTTTCTTCACGTTCGGTCCTCAACCTCGTATCTGTTACTGTCCTGATCATACAATGCATACATGAGATAAGCCTCGGGAGCCTCTTTCTTCTGAAGATCCTTGGCCAGGATATCCGCCAGGTTCAGTAAAGCGATCGGATTCGCACCGCCTGCACGCAGGTTGCTTACCGCTAGTTCGTTCAGGTCATTGATCAGCCGGCCGCAGCCCCGGCCGACATAAAGCTCCCCGCATTCGCTTTCTGTTTCTTGTCTTCTAGATATTTCCCATGAACCTGTAGCTTCAGACTGTCACCCGCATATATCTCCTGGGTTCTCCCCGGCCCTACCATCCTGCCTCTGCCCGCATTCAGCCAGGCTACCTTGTCTCCTCCCTGCGTCACGTTGTGCTCGGGCTCGGTCTGTCTGGATGTGGATACCATGGAAAACTCCATTTCCTCTGTTTCCGCATGCTGCGTCTCCATCGTGGCCATAAAGGTCTGGACAGTCGGGCTTATCCCAGGCTCCTTGAATTACAAATTCAGCAGGATATTTGGGTGTAGTCACAGACATACACCCAGTCCCACGCATATTCTTCACTCAGGGGGGAGTAGCAGGCAAACAGTTTCAGTCACAGTAGGCAGTCAGGAGACCGCAGTATTCACAGCACAAGTCTGTCGGCCCCGGCAGGTTGGAAACACCAAGTAGAGCGGGACTACTGGAACATCTGAAGCCGTTCGTGACACGAACCGGGGCGCAGAAACCCTATGGGACAGGATTTCAAACCCCGATCAGTGGATGCGACTTCTGGAGAAGCAACCTAACGGAACACATGGCTTTCATTCTAGAAATTGGATTATAACTGCATTGACATAAACCAATATCGGTCATGCCTACGGCATTTTAAGAATCCAATCAATAACTATTCTACCAGCCATTGAAATGGCTGGCTAAATAATCGGTCATGCCTACGGCATTGTACAGAAAAGATCTCCATTGAGTTTCTTCATCAAAAAGCTTAATTCCGCATTATGCATTAGAAAATCTACTGCACCTTTAAACTGCTTCAAAATCAGTCCCTATGCTTCACTTTTAGCTACTTCCTTAGCCGGCAGGCGGTCTCACCGTCCCGTACGTACGGGACGACTCGATCTCAAAATTGACTGATTTTCTTGCTGTTTGAACCCTTTCCGAAAGAATCAGGACAGGCAGCGACGAATGCAAATGCATAGTCCTGGTTAATGATTACAAAGATGGGGGTGCCAAAAGTCCCATAGGGACGGGTCATCTTATTGCCAGCCGTTTCAACGGCTGGAATAGTGATGGCAGTTTGATCTGGGAAAGTGCCAGAGGCACGGACGATAGAACCTCTCCCCGCCGAAGCCCGTGTCCTCTCAGACGGCTTGCAATGGATATTTTGAATGGAAAGTTACCCTGAAGGGGTAAAACTCTTAATAGCCCCGGGTAAGGGAGTGATACGAAGTGAGCGAGCGAAAACTGGGGTAACTAATGGTCATTCCAATTATCCTCGGAGCTGGGGGATTTTTTGGAAAAGAGGGTGTGGTCCGAGGAGTGGCACCAAAGTTCAAAGAGAGAAATTGAAAATCAAACCTCAATCTCCCTATTCAATCGGATAGCTAAGGGGAAGTTTTTCTTCCGTCCTTTTGGCCCAGAAATAATCGGGACAGGCTTAGCCTAAAAGCACCCCGCCACGTCGGGCAGGCAAAAGGCCAAGTCGTGGCAAAGCTTCCACCGTACCTACCAGCCGCCTGCCCCGCTGCCACGACCTCCTCCCCGCCCTAAAAACAGAGCAACCTGCTACCTGACTAATATTCCTGTAGGTAGTAGTATTTGCAGGTGCCGGTTGTGGATTTAAGTTACATGGGAAAGGGTGGTCATGAGACTGGGCTATGTAGTCAGTTTGGGCAGTCTGAAGACTGCATTGATATAGGCACAATCCTGCCTGCTGCAGGTAGGTCAGGAAGACTTACGCCAACTAGAAGCCAGCTAGAACCAACTAGAGCTTGAGAATCAATTTTCGGATTAGAAATCCTACGATAAGAGATCGGGAATACAAATCCCGATCAGTAAAACCAGCATAAATCGATCAGCAAAAAATGCACTGAAGCCGTACAGTTGACACTAAAAATCCGGTTGTCTGCCCCAGAAATCCTACTGTATTCAACAAAATTTTTAAAAACTTGGAAGAAGTAGATAGAATGGACGTAAAAAAGAATGAAGAAATTTTTATTCAGGTGTCCACTTCTTGACATAGACCCAACGAATGAATTAGAGATAATTTCAAATTGGGACAGCATTTTAAATATACTATCCGTTTCCTCTGTCAGTTTGTCTCAGGCCTTGTCAACGACATCTTACCCCCAGCTCCATCCGAGGCTTAAGAAGAAGGTGTACAAGTATATACTAAGAGGCAGATATAGATCTACACCATTCGGACTTCTTGCCGGGGTGGGTGTAGGAAAGTCCGATGACTCCCGACAGTTCGTTTTGGACATAAGCCGGGTCACCCCACTTTCATCTGCTAAAAACGCCAGCCTGACCGTAGGCAACAACTTCATTCTGGCTGAGGGTACCTATGAAAAATGGAACAGAATGCACTTCCTCACATTTCAGAAAAATGCCAGAAGGTGGGGGCTCGTTAATTTCCCGAAAAACCACCTGTTCGAGCAAATCATCCAACAGATTAGCCCTAGCAGAACAACGAATTTTGAGATGTTCAGAGCTGGATTTGAGAACCCGGCATCAACCTACGTAAAGGAAATATGGGATAAGATGGTAAGCCTTGGCATCCTCTATCCTGAATCACAGGAAAGCACCCAAGGAGATGCCGTACTTCCGAGGAAAGACATGGTCTATATAGATGAAATATCCATCCCCCAAAGCACTTTGGAGGAGATCGGGGATTTTAAACAAACTGCCGGAGGGTTGTTCACGCGCACAAGAAATGCCTACTTGAGAGCCGTTACAGAATGGTTTGAGGATAAATTTGATGACAGATTTGTACCTCTCAGCTTACTCTTGACCTATGATGAATTTAATAATTTAGATTTTCTTGGCCATCTGACCCAAACGCCGAGAGAGCAGGAAACGGATGTTTTCCCATTGGGTTTGGACTCAGTACGATCTGTAGATCTTAAACCGAATTTCCCGTCCCAGCCGCTGGATCCTGCTATATACAATTTGCAGGTAGTTTTTAAACTAAGAAAAGACGCAACCATACTCGCGGAGAATCTGGTATGCAACCGCCCGTTTGTATATTTCGGTAGGTTCAATAAAAATGAGCGGATACTGGAAGAGCAGAAAGAAATCAAGGAGACAATTTACCGGGACAAAGATGCAATTTATGCAGAGTTGAAGTTATTTGAAACTGAAAACGTAGCATCAATCTGTAGTTCTGTACCGATTTTTGAAAGCTTTATAAGCCCATTTCCCGACACTGCTCCTGAATCCTTAAATTTTGAGGATATTGAAATAGGACATATTGGAGGTGAATTTTTACTGTCACATAAGAAGACGCGGAAGAAAATCATTCCGGTGATCATCCATCCCCTGAACGGAAAAGAAATAAGCCATCCGATCATGCGCTTGTTATGGGAAATTTCCCACCAAGAAGCGTTTATGTTTTCCCCTTACCAACTGAGGAAAAGCATGGAGACGAGCTACATTCCACAGCTGAACTGGGGAAAAATCATACTTCAGAGTAGAAGGTGGCTGATCCATTCTGATTCTTTTCCAACCAGGGAAAAGCTGCGTCAGTGGCTCGAAGACAAGGCAGTTCCCACCCCTTTGCAATTGGGGCACCTCGACCGTGAACTGGTGGTCCACTGGAAAAGAAATCTGGACATGGAAATTCTCTGGGAAGAGCTCAATAAATGGAAAAAGCTGGTATTAAGTGACCCTATCTGGCTCAATGACCCATTGTACCATTCTTCTACCAAGCGAGCAATTTACCCACAGCTAGTAGTCCATCAGAGTAGCGCAAAAAATGAAGTTCCACTTCCGGACTTTATCAACTCCCTATCCAAGAAAGCTGATGACAGCCTTTATATTTTAATACGTGTCCCCGAAAATTCATTCCTAACATTTCTAGAATTCTTCTTCTGTGAACGGCTGTGTGATTTGCTGAAAACAGAAAATGTGCAATGGTACTATGTAGTTTACCCCGGTGTAGCGCATCTACAGCTGAGGGTTCGGTTTCTCAGGCTGCATCCTGCCCAAAAAACCAAGCTAGATGCGATGATTTCCCTAAAACATGAGTCTTCATCCTTCCTGTATGAAGTTCGTCCTTACTATCCAGAATACAAAAAATACGGGGATGATGACTACATCAAATCGGAACAGCTTTTTCACCTGGAGTCGTCTTTAATGCTATCGCGTGACAGAGATAGTCCAGAAGACCGGGTCATAGGCAACAGAAATCTGAAACTTGGTTTGATGACCCAACTGTGGATGATGGTATTGACAGAAAACAAAAAGGACAAGTTATTTTTCAATATCCTGAAGCATAGGATAAAATCCTTGTCTAGAAGTAAATTAAAGGAATTAAGGAAGTACAACGAGGAACTTAACAGTGAGGAGGCCATTCATTCCCCCTACTTGACCTGGCAGAAATTATACTATGAGACGATTGCGGAACATTCCTATCTATGCTTGGATGATCTAACCGTAAAACGGTTTTTGTTAAACCATATCCATATGCAAGTTAACCGTTTTTTCCCTATGGACAGAAAGCAGATGGAGGACTTCATCCATTACAGGCTTTATACTCAACTTGGCAAACATCTATATACCCCTTAACAGGTGGGACGAGGACTGCTTTGGAGCATCTGTTGGCAGTTGGTTGTTGGCAGTCTGAAGACTGCGTTATAAGGGGGCCAAGTCTGAAGACTTTGACCAGATGGGGTTCGACATTGCAAATGTCGCACAGCTGCGATTGTTGGCGGTTGGCAGTCTGAAGACTGCATTATCATAAGCACAAGACTGAAGTCTTGCGCTAGATGGTCTGAAGGCTTAGACCAGTGCAAGTCCTCCTGTAACTAAGGGACTCAATGTCTTCTTGACCTCAGAAACTCCATAAAACCCTTACGGTATTCATTTCCTATAGGGATCTGCTTTCCTGATCTCATGTAGCAATAAGCCTGATCCATCGCCTTGATTTTGTAATAATTCAAAGCATAGGATCGGTGGACACGTACGATAAAGGATCTGTTGATTTGGTTTAGGGTATTTTTTAGCGAGCTTCTTAATTCAATTTCCTCGCCCGAATCCAACGTCAATTTGGTGTCGATATTATTTTGCTCCAAATAATCCACCTCACTAGGTGCCAGCATGAAGTATCTCGAATATTTCAGGAGATTCAGCATTACAAAATCCTCAAGCGGCGGAACTGTTCTTTCCTGTAATCTGGTAATGAATATCCTGGCATTATCCAATGCATTGGCAACCTCCTCAAGTTTTGGGGGTTTACGGAGAAAATAAACCGTGTTTATCCCATAGCCATCCACCGCAAGTTTTTCGTGAACAGAGTATAATACAACAGGGATATCCAGATTTTTGATGTCTTTAGACAGTTGCAATCCAGTCATGTCCGGCATGGCTATGTCAGTGATAAGAATATCAATTCTTTGACCCAGTGCTTCCTTAAGGGCGAAGTAAGGGTCATCTGTAGAAAAGGCAGTATTATAACCGGCGATTCCCCCTACAAAAGTTGCGAGCAAATCCCTTGGCTTTTCTTCATCGTCAAGCAATCCAATTTGTAAAATCTCCTTCATAGTCTATGTATAAAAAAACGCTGAAATCTGTATGGGTTTCAGATATGAACAGCTGGTAATGATCAATAAAATGGTGGGCTAGAATCCGGTCAACTGCCCCTAATCCAAATTGCGAGGATTGTTCCGGGGAGGTGATGTCTTTGGCATTATCAATCGAAAATACGAAGCGCTGGTACCCATGGGCCAGCGTGATGAGGCGCATGTTCAAGACGCAAGGGGTATCGGGATCGAAACAACGCCCATGTTTGAAAGTATTTTCAACAAAGCTCATCAAGGTGCCTTTGGGGACCACCAGCCTGGAACATTGCTCCAAGTCCAGCCGATGAGTCAAGTTAAAGCTGAGCTTGTCAGGAAACCTACTTCGCTGGCAAGAAATAAGGTATTCTATTGCCTTTACTTCCTCATTCAGAAAATTGGGATCGCGTGGGTCTTTGTAGCAGTAAGACAGCAGTGCGGAAAAGTTATTAAAATCCTCATATAAATCACGGGACAGCGGATAAATAGAAGCGGCGAAACCACTGAAAAGATTGATTACCATATGGGGATTAAGCTGTATGGAAGTATGGTCGATCCGAATACGGTCGTATTCCAATTGGAGCCTGTTCTTTTCACTTATGGTTTTAATGGCAACTACCATTCCCCATAGTGCAACAATGTAAATCTGAAATTGGAAGATTCTCATCCCCTCTTTGACTATAAACTCCTTTGGGTCTATACCCTCAAAAAGCGGTGTGCCTAAAATGGTTAATTTCAGGAATAGATATGCTATAAAAAGTAATATAAGCAATACCGTTAGTTTTTTCCATTTTTTTAAATAGAGCACATTTGGCAGGAAGACGAAAAAAACAAACTGCTGAAAGAACCCTCCTCCCAAATAGTGCAATGCTATAATTTTCAGAGAAGCAAAATCAATATTTGAATAAATCCTG from Algoriphagus sp. NG3 encodes the following:
- a CDS encoding RHS repeat-associated core domain-containing protein — encoded protein: METFVVNETSEDVWFDNMIVMSISPAVVQETHYDPWGIELKGLGFQYAGIKANKYLYNGKELIEDNGIQYYDFGARMYDATIGRWGVVDPLAGHPNQLGMSPYSAMWNNPIIFNDPDGKCPDCPDPSTAKEGDKANPHGEREYTFSDGKWTAEGGMMEEFTVTSSGNGGNSSDGEDKGGGGFARGVVDGFGGGVDSTVDFFKSLSTEQGWKDLGNGMVDFAMLGCQICPEGMVMRSQLANNSYSYIQNIPNMSAYQMGYDFGFGLEKATEAALLSKGAGFSINVAKYGLGEAMWQSSTMGYRSILFGRYHSKFVPNGRRGILNTGMKTGIGWSNHGTRHVFRAKYNGKKLKFPSIYKE
- a CDS encoding lantibiotic dehydratase yields the protein MKKFLFRCPLLDIDPTNELEIISNWDSILNILSVSSVSLSQALSTTSYPQLHPRLKKKVYKYILRGRYRSTPFGLLAGVGVGKSDDSRQFVLDISRVTPLSSAKNASLTVGNNFILAEGTYEKWNRMHFLTFQKNARRWGLVNFPKNHLFEQIIQQISPSRTTNFEMFRAGFENPASTYVKEIWDKMVSLGILYPESQESTQGDAVLPRKDMVYIDEISIPQSTLEEIGDFKQTAGGLFTRTRNAYLRAVTEWFEDKFDDRFVPLSLLLTYDEFNNLDFLGHLTQTPREQETDVFPLGLDSVRSVDLKPNFPSQPLDPAIYNLQVVFKLRKDATILAENLVCNRPFVYFGRFNKNERILEEQKEIKETIYRDKDAIYAELKLFETENVASICSSVPIFESFISPFPDTAPESLNFEDIEIGHIGGEFLLSHKKTRKKIIPVIIHPLNGKEISHPIMRLLWEISHQEAFMFSPYQLRKSMETSYIPQLNWGKIILQSRRWLIHSDSFPTREKLRQWLEDKAVPTPLQLGHLDRELVVHWKRNLDMEILWEELNKWKKLVLSDPIWLNDPLYHSSTKRAIYPQLVVHQSSAKNEVPLPDFINSLSKKADDSLYILIRVPENSFLTFLEFFFCERLCDLLKTENVQWYYVVYPGVAHLQLRVRFLRLHPAQKTKLDAMISLKHESSSFLYEVRPYYPEYKKYGDDDYIKSEQLFHLESSLMLSRDRDSPEDRVIGNRNLKLGLMTQLWMMVLTENKKDKLFFNILKHRIKSLSRSKLKELRKYNEELNSEEAIHSPYLTWQKLYYETIAEHSYLCLDDLTVKRFLLNHIHMQVNRFFPMDRKQMEDFIHYRLYTQLGKHLYTP
- a CDS encoding LytTR family DNA-binding domain-containing protein, with product MKEILQIGLLDDEEKPRDLLATFVGGIAGYNTAFSTDDPYFALKEALGQRIDILITDIAMPDMTGLQLSKDIKNLDIPVVLYSVHEKLAVDGYGINTVYFLRKPPKLEEVANALDNARIFITRLQERTVPPLEDFVMLNLLKYSRYFMLAPSEVDYLEQNNIDTKLTLDSGEEIELRSSLKNTLNQINRSFIVRVHRSYALNYYKIKAMDQAYCYMRSGKQIPIGNEYRKGFMEFLRSRRH